In the Paludisphaera rhizosphaerae genome, one interval contains:
- a CDS encoding DUF58 domain-containing protein, which translates to MAAETAAPLLDPEFMHKLEQLELVSRKVIVGRMKGERKSKRKGTSVEFAEHRQYTAGDDLRHIDWNAFARLDRLFLKLFLEEEDLHVHTLVDSSLSMGFGEPSKLHYAKQVAAALAFVGLVNNDRIILEAFASRLQPGMPNVRGRSQMWRIIQYLERLQPSGESNLTSAARDFALKQGGKGVVVVISDFLDKHGYEDALRYLLARKMDVFVIHVLAKEEVEPELTGDLRLVDCEDDEEADVTISAPLLKRYKENLDAFVGGLREYCTRRGITYVFTTNQFPFDKLVLNYLRERGLLK; encoded by the coding sequence ATGGCCGCCGAAACCGCCGCGCCGCTGCTCGATCCCGAGTTCATGCACAAGCTCGAACAGCTCGAGCTGGTCAGCCGCAAGGTGATCGTCGGCCGCATGAAGGGCGAGCGCAAGAGCAAGCGCAAGGGGACTTCCGTCGAGTTCGCCGAGCACCGCCAGTACACGGCTGGGGACGACCTCCGCCACATCGACTGGAACGCCTTCGCCCGGCTCGACCGTCTCTTCCTCAAGCTCTTCCTGGAAGAGGAAGACCTGCACGTCCACACGCTGGTGGATTCCAGCCTGTCGATGGGTTTCGGCGAGCCCAGCAAGCTTCACTACGCCAAGCAGGTGGCCGCGGCGCTCGCGTTCGTCGGCCTGGTGAACAACGATCGGATCATCCTGGAGGCTTTTGCCTCGCGGCTCCAGCCCGGCATGCCGAACGTCCGGGGCCGTTCCCAGATGTGGCGGATCATCCAGTACCTGGAACGTCTCCAGCCCTCCGGGGAAAGCAACCTCACATCCGCCGCCCGCGACTTCGCCCTCAAACAGGGCGGCAAAGGCGTGGTCGTCGTCATTTCGGACTTCCTCGACAAGCACGGTTATGAAGACGCCCTGCGGTATCTGCTGGCCCGCAAGATGGACGTCTTCGTGATTCACGTCCTGGCCAAGGAAGAGGTCGAGCCCGAGCTGACCGGCGACCTCCGCCTGGTTGACTGCGAGGACGACGAGGAGGCCGACGTCACCATCAGCGCCCCGCTGCTGAAACGGTACAAGGAGAACCTCGACGCCTTCGTCGGAGGGCTCCGCGAATACTGCACCCGGCGCGGGATCACCTACGTTTTCACCACGAACCAGTTTCCTTTCGACAAGCTCGTGCTCAACTACCTGCGCGAGCGTGGGCTCCTGAAATGA
- a CDS encoding AAA family ATPase: protein MADDAPVKGSDMEARAEEFRSRYNQVKTEISKVIVGHDEIVHGVLTCLFVGGHALLEGVPGLGKTMLVRTLADALSLDFNRIQFTPDLMPADVLGTNVIAETPDGRREFQFQRGPIFSQIVLADEINRATPKTQSALLEAMQEHSVTVGGTMHRLKEPFFVMATQNPIEQEGTYPLPEAQLDRFLFKLVVGYSTREELATILERTTRGEFPKAAKVLDGDDLIRFQKLVREVIIAPHVQDYAIRLALATHPQGPFAAATTNQYVRWGSSPRGVQTLVLAAKVRALLDGRYNVSFEDLRRVYLPSLRHRVLLNFEAQAEGIDPDEVLLKVLDSVPEKAETPAAVA from the coding sequence ATGGCTGACGACGCGCCCGTGAAAGGGTCGGACATGGAGGCGCGGGCCGAGGAGTTCCGCAGCCGCTATAACCAGGTGAAGACCGAGATCTCCAAGGTGATCGTCGGCCATGACGAGATCGTCCACGGCGTCCTGACGTGCCTGTTCGTCGGCGGCCATGCGCTGCTGGAAGGCGTGCCGGGCCTGGGCAAGACGATGCTCGTCCGGACGCTGGCCGACGCGCTCTCGCTTGACTTCAACCGCATCCAGTTCACGCCCGACCTGATGCCGGCCGACGTCCTGGGCACGAACGTGATCGCCGAGACGCCCGACGGCCGCCGCGAGTTCCAGTTCCAGCGCGGGCCGATCTTCTCGCAGATCGTCCTGGCCGACGAGATCAACCGGGCGACGCCCAAGACGCAGTCGGCGCTGCTGGAGGCCATGCAGGAGCACTCAGTCACCGTCGGCGGGACGATGCACCGGCTCAAGGAGCCGTTCTTCGTCATGGCCACGCAGAACCCGATCGAGCAGGAAGGGACGTACCCCCTCCCCGAGGCCCAGCTCGACCGCTTCCTCTTCAAGCTCGTGGTCGGCTATTCGACCCGCGAGGAACTGGCGACGATCCTGGAACGCACCACCCGAGGGGAATTTCCCAAGGCCGCCAAGGTGTTGGACGGCGACGACCTGATCCGCTTCCAGAAGCTGGTCCGCGAGGTGATCATCGCGCCCCATGTCCAGGACTACGCAATCCGCCTGGCCCTGGCGACGCACCCGCAAGGACCGTTCGCGGCGGCGACGACGAACCAGTATGTGCGATGGGGGAGCAGCCCGCGCGGGGTTCAGACCCTCGTCCTGGCAGCCAAGGTGCGCGCCTTGCTCGACGGTCGGTACAATGTTTCTTTCGAGGACCTGCGGCGGGTTTATCTGCCGTCGCTCCGCCACCGCGTTCTGTTGAACTTCGAGGCCCAGGCCGAGGGGATCGACCCGGACGAGGTGCTGCTGAAGGTGCTGGATTCGGTCCCGGAAAAGGCCGAGACGCCAGCCGCCGTGGCTTGA